The following are encoded together in the Gossypium raimondii isolate GPD5lz unplaced genomic scaffold, ASM2569854v1 Contig00255, whole genome shotgun sequence genome:
- the LOC105794409 gene encoding protein C2-DOMAIN ABA-RELATED 9 translates to MDTLGLLRIRVRRGYNLIVRDKIASSSDPYVVITTTQQKVKTNVVKKNCNPEWCDEVSLSIKDLNDPIELTVYDKDTLGADDPMGTAEIDLKPYLEAARLRKELQELPNGCALKKVQPSGTNDLADESRILWENGRITQDMRLKLRNVESGEVLIQIEWVDIPGCKGLDPDF, encoded by the exons ATGGATACGTTGGGACTTCTCAGAATTAGGGTCCGAAGAGGCTACAATCTTATTGTTCGTGATAAGATAGCGTCTAGCAGTGATCCATATGTTGTCATCACCACCACTCAACAG AAAGTGAAAACAAACGTGGTGAAAAAAAACTGCAATCCCGAGTGGTGTGATGAAGTGAGTCTTTCAATCAAAGATCTTAATGATCCAATCGAGTTA ACGGTGTACGACAAAGATACGTTGGGTGCGGATGATCCTATGGGAACTGCAGAGATTGACTTAAAACCATACTTAGAAGCAGCGAGGTTGAGGAAAGAGTTGCAAGAACTCCCAAATGGCTGTGCACTCAAGAAAGTACAACCAAGCGGGACAAATGACCTCGCTGATGAAAGCCGCATTCTTTGGGAAAATGGCAGGATCACCCAAGACATGCGTCTCAAACTCAGGAATGTTGAAAGTGGGGAAGTTTTAATCCAAATAGAGTGGGTTGATATCCCTGGCTGCAAGGGTTTGGATCCTGATTTCTGA